One region of Bubalus kerabau isolate K-KA32 ecotype Philippines breed swamp buffalo chromosome 6, PCC_UOA_SB_1v2, whole genome shotgun sequence genomic DNA includes:
- the TMEM69 gene encoding transmembrane protein 69: MLHFIRKCSQASSKMLKYTSTVRPGASRRIETLTHKTCLQQNFSPLFPRLWLFSSFPACVDKTQYYHTSLCSFKKKQEQAVVPARPPRTISFLPDSPKPALYITLAGLIPFVAPPLVMVMTKTYIPMLAFTQMAYGASFLSFLGGIRWGFALPEGSPAKPDFLNLANSIAPVVFSWFAFFISERLGEAIVTVIIGLGIALHTELFLLPHYPNWFKALRIVVTLVAFFSFVITLLVKDFYPEKGPKRLGQVK; encoded by the exons ATGCTTCACTTCATCAGGAAGTGTTCTCAAGCATCTTCAAAG ATGCTGAAGTACACTTCCACAGTCAGACCAGGAGCCAGCAGGAGAATAGAAACACTTACTCACAAGACATGTCTTCAGCAGAACTTTTCCCCTTTGTTTCCGAGGCTTTGGCTTTTCTCATCCTTTCCAGCATGTGTGGACAAGACACAGTATTATCATACTTCCCTATGCAGTTTTAAGAAGAAGCAAGAGCAAGCAGTGGTTCCAGCCAGGCCACCACGAACCATCAGCTTCCTGCCTGACAGCCCAAAGCCAGCTTTATACATAACTCTGGCAGGACTAATCCCCTTCGTTGCTCCACCACTGGTCATGGTGATGACAAAGACTTATATTCCCATGTTAGCTTTTACTCAGATGGCTTATGGAGccagtttcctttctttcttgggAGGGATCAGATGGGGTTTTGCTCTGCCAGAAGGTAGTCCAGCCAAACCAGACTTCCTCAATTTAGCTAATAGTATAGCTCCTGTTGTGTTTTCATGGtttgctttctttatttctgaaagaCTCGGTGAAGCTATAGTCACAGTAATAATAGGTTTGGGGATAGCATTACACACTGAACTTTTTCTCTTGCCCCATTATCCCAATTGGTTCAAAGCCCTGAGGATAGTAGTTACTTTAGTGgcctttttttcatttgtaatcaCTTTACTAGTAAAAGATTTTTATCCAGAGAAAGGACCCAAGAGACTTGggcaagtaaaataa